The Prinia subflava isolate CZ2003 ecotype Zambia chromosome W unlocalized genomic scaffold, Cam_Psub_1.2 scaffold_22_NEW, whole genome shotgun sequence genome window below encodes:
- the LOC134564881 gene encoding POU domain, class 3, transcription factor 4-like, producing the protein MATAASNPYGLLGAGALTHAEGAGMQQGSPFRSAQKLLQSEYLQGVPGNGHPLGHHWVTSLSDGTPWPAALASGPLERPDVKPGREDLQLGAIVHNRSPHVSHHSPHANHSSAWGASPAHNASLAVPPAAAAGQPLSVYSQGGFAVGGMLEHGGLTPPPAAAAGQGLHPGLRGEAGGEHGELGGHHCQDHSDEETPTSDELEQFAKQFKQRRIKLGFTQADVGLALGTLYGNVFSQTTICRFEALQLSFKNMCKLKPLLNKWLEEADSSTGSPTSIDKIASQGRKRKKRTSIEVSVKGVLETHFLKCPKPAAQEISSLADSLQLEKEVVRVWFCNRRQKEKRMTPPGEQPQHDVYSHGVKTDTACHDL; encoded by the coding sequence ATGGCCACAGCCGCCTCCAACCCCTACGGCTTGCTGGGCGCCGGCGCGCTCACCCACGCCGAGGGCGCGGGcatgcagcagggcagcccgTTCCGCAGCGcgcagaagctgctgcagagcgAGTACCTGCAGGGCGTCCCCGGCAATGGGCACCCGCTCGGGCATCACTGGGTGACCAGCCTGAGCGACGGCACGCCCTGGCCCGCGGCGCTGGCGAGCGGCCCGCTGGAGCGGCCCGACGTGAAGCCGGGCCGCGAGGACCTGCAGCTGGGCGCCATCGTCCACAACCGCTCGCCCCACGTCTCCCACCACTCGCCCCACGCTAACCACTCCAGCGCCTGGGGCGCCAGCCCGGCGCACAACGCCTCGCTGGCCGTCCCtcctgccgctgccgccgggcAGCCCCTGAGCGTGTACTCGCAGGGCGGGTTCGCGGTGGGCGGCATGCTGGAGCACGGCGGGCTCaccccgccgcccgccgccgccgccggtcAGGGCTTGCACCCGGGACTGCGCGGCGAGGCCGGCGGCGAGCACGGAGAGCTGGGCGGCCACCACTGCCAGGACCACTCGGACGAGGAGACGCCGACCTCGGACGAGCTGGAGCAGTTCGCCAAGCAGTTCAAGCAGCGGCGCATCAAGCTGGGCTTCACGCAGGCCGACGTGGGGCTGGCGCTGGGCACCCTGTACGGCAACGTCTTCTCGCAGACCACCATCTGCCGCTTCgaggctctgcagctgagctTCAAGAACATGTGCAAGCTGAAGCCGCTGCTGAACAAGTGGCTGGAGGAAGCCGACTCCTCCACTGGCAGCCCCACGAGCATCGACAAGATCGCGTCgcaggggaggaagaggaagaagaggaccTCCATCGAGGTGAGTGTCAAGGGCGTGCTGGAGACGCACTTCCTCAAGTGCCCCAAGCCGGCCGCCCAGGAGATCTCCTCGCTGGCGgacagcctgcagctggagaaggaggtGGTGCGGGTCTGGTTCTGCAACCGGCGGCAGAAGGAGAAGCGCATGACCCCTCCGGGCGAGCAGCCGCAGCACGACGTGTACTCGCACGGCGTGAAAACGGACACGGCCTGCCACGACCTCTGA